The genomic DNA GCTTGTTGAGCTCCTCGTCGTTGCGGATGGCGAGCTGCAGGTGGCGGGGGATGATGCGCGTCTTCTTGTTGTCGCGGGCCGCGTTGCCCGCCAGCTCCAGGATCTCGGCCGTCAGGTACTCCAGCACGGCCGCCAGGTACACCGGGGCGCCGGCGCCCACCCGCTCCGCGTAGTTGCCCTTGCGCAGCAGCCGGTGCACGCGGCCCACGGGGAACTGCAGCCCGGCCCGCGACGAGCGCGACTTGGCCTTGGCCCGCGCCTTCCCGCCCTGCTTCCCGCGGCCGGACATCTTCGGTCGATTACCCCCTCGGCACTAAGGCCCAGCCACTACAAGACAAACAACAGGTGAGTTGCCTGCGCCCTGAGGCCCGCCTTTATATCCCTTCCCTTTGCGCCGCCGGCGGCTCCCGATAGGCCGAGGAGCCTATCGGGGAACGCGCACCCAATCACCAAGCGAATCTCGTCCCGACCAATGGCGAGGGGCGTAACGCTGAAACGCCTCCGCCCGCGCTCTCGAAGCGGCCAGTGACGAGGCGGGAGGGGCGGGCTTCAGCAGGCGGCTCCGCCCCGCCGGaccgcccgctcccgccgccggaGCCCGGACCCGCGGGGCCGAGGCGCCCCGCGTTTgcttgcattttctctttttaaaattttttaaagcagacgGGCCGGAAAAGTGCCGGTTGGGGGCGCAGACCTGAGGAGGTAGAGACAGACGTCTAGGGTGGCTGTGTCAGtgagcaggagaaaaggaggggggCTACTGGGGGAGGGGAAACGCGGTACGCATCCCCCCGTTGTTTGACGAGGAGCCTTTTCCCCGCGGGAAAATTTCGCCCCTTTCCAACACCGCGTCACGCTGAAGCTTTCCAAAACGGCACACGCTTCCCTGCACCGGGAAACTGCCACGGCTCGCTGTGCCCCGCAACTCAAACGCAGAGGGACAACGCAGCCACACACAGCCCCTGCTCACTGCTCCACGTTATACCTGAAATTGCAGGTACAAGTGATCCCTATATTTCTCTTATCCTCGTTTTCAAGGTGCAATTCATATATTCAAGTAGCACTTATAGAGATTAAAAGGGACAGATGAACTTACGTTTTATGatatgcttttttaaacatgtttttcaatCTATGTTTTCCAATGGTCGTCTGGTTTCCCTTTGTTTACTTTATAGTCCGTATGGTACAGCAGTATTTCAACgtgtttaaatacaaataatcaTATCTTCCACATAAGTGTTATCCTTGTTATCTCTACATAGCAAAATacattaaacaggaaaaaaatccaagttgATAAGAAATTATCACTGtataaaaagaagtatttgttttgaagtcaaaataattttaaaaaagaaagtcaatAAGATGCTAAGGATTACcggaaaaggaaaagatataCAGTGATAAAATGTTGTGTTTGGACGGACAGAGCACACAACAAAAGGTTAGGCGGTACGTACCTGTGGCGGGACTTTTAAATTTTGAATCCACCAATGAGAAGAAGAATTTACCAGTCCGCCTATCAGAGGAAGAGCTAGTCCTATATATACCCCTCCAAGAGGGGCACGGAATCAGTTGTTGTGGTTGCGTTTTAGCTGTTCACTTCATAGTGATGGCGCGCACGAAGCAGACGGCGCGTAAGTCGACGGGCGGGAAGGCGCCCCGCAAGCAGCTGGCCACCAAGGCGGCCCGCAAGAGCGCGCCGGCCACGGGCGGCGTGAAGAAGCCGCACCGCTACCGGCCCGGCACGGTGGCGCTGCGCGAGATCCGGCGCTACCAGAAGTCGACGGAGCTGCTGATCCGCAAGCTGCCCTTCCAGCGGCTGGTGCGCGAGATCGCGCAGGACTTCAAGACCGACCTGCGCTTCCAGAGCTCGGCCGTGATGGCGCTGCAGGAGGCGAGCGAGGCCTACCTGGTGGGGCTCTTCGAGGACACCAACCTGTGCGCCATCCACGCCAAGCGCGTCACCATCATGCCCAAGGACATCCAGCTGGCACGCCGCATACGCGGAGAGCGTGCATAAGCCCATTTGGACCCCTCTCATatctttgagagaaaaaaa from Falco rusticolus isolate bFalRus1 chromosome 5, bFalRus1.pri, whole genome shotgun sequence includes the following:
- the LOC119148784 gene encoding histone H2A type 2-C, with translation MSGRGKQGGKARAKAKSRSSRAGLQFPVGRVHRLLRKGNYAERVGAGAPVYLAAVLEYLTAEILELAGNAARDNKKTRIIPRHLQLAIRNDEELNKLLGKVTIAQGGVLPNIQAVLLPKKTESHKAKSK
- the LOC119148772 gene encoding histone H3-like; the protein is MLCLDGQSTQQKVRRYVPVAGLLNFESTNEKKNLPVRLSEEELVLYIPLQEGHGISCCGCVLAVHFIVMARTKQTARKSTGGKAPRKQLATKAARKSAPATGGVKKPHRYRPGTVALREIRRYQKSTELLIRKLPFQRLVREIAQDFKTDLRFQSSAVMALQEASEAYLVGLFEDTNLCAIHAKRVTIMPKDIQLARRIRGERA